Proteins encoded together in one Penicillium digitatum chromosome 1, complete sequence window:
- a CDS encoding Nitrilotriacetate monooxygenase component A/pristinamycin IIA synthase subunit A, which yields MFIADTLGAYDVCQGPSNVVPSLASGAQFPVIDPFVTYEKPHALARRLSTVDQVSEGRVAWNIVTLYLDSAARNHGLDEQISHDERYARADEYLEVLYKLWEGSFRDNAVLADRQLGTYIASDGRTPFLFQAGVSEAGGQFGGKHGEVIFIGGQTPEGTRLTVDNVRNVAKQHGRDPNHIKVIIGINVIVAATDEEAKAKREDYLKYADDEGTLALFGGWTGIDLSSYADDEDFRFSDSPGVQSIVRRWSATVPGTDSLPWTKRRIVEYISVGGLQAKIVGSPTTVADELEEWVETSDVDGFNLAHIVNPGTFEDTIKSLLPELRRRGLFREKN from the exons ATGTTCATTGCGGACACCTTGGGTGCGTACGACGTATGCCAAGGGCCAAGCAACGTTGTGCCCTCGTTAGCATCAGGCGCACAATTTCCCGTCATTGACCCATT CGTGACATATGAGAAGCCGCACGCGCTCGCACGTCGACTCTCTACCGTGGACCAAGTCAGCGAGGGTCGTGTGGCATGGAATATTGTCACGTTATATCTGGATAGCGCAGCCCGAAACCACGGCTTGGATGAACAGATTTCTCATGACGAGCGATATGCAAGAGCAGACGAATATCTCGAGGTGCTCTACAAGCTCTGGGAAGGAAGTTTCAGAGACAACGCCGTGCTCGCCGACCGACAGCTCGGAACATACATTGCTAGTGATGGT CGTACGCCATTCCTGTTCCAGGCCGGTGTCTCCGAAGCCGGTGGTCAATTCGGTGGAAAGCATGGCGAGGTAATCTTCATCGGTGGCCAGACACCCGAGGGGACTCGTTTGACAGTGGATAATGTACGGAATGTGGCCAAACAGCATGGCCGCGATCCAAATCacatcaaagtcatcattGGTATCAATGTGATTGTCGCTGCGACAGATGAAGAAGCGAAGGCAAAGCGGGAGGATTATCTCAAATACGCCGACGATGAAGGCACATTGGCTTTGTTCGGTGGATGGACTGGAATCGACCTGTCAAGTTAtgctgatgatgaggatttCCGATTCAGTGACTCGCCGGGAGTCCAATCCATTGTTCGGAGATGGTCTGCTACCGTGCCAGGTACAGATAGCTTGCCATGGACGAAACGGAGGATAGTGGAGTACATCAGTGTTGGTGGGCTACAGGCTAAGATCGTTGGTAGTCCCACGACAGTTGCAGATGAGTTGGAAGAATGGGTGGAGACCTCCGATGTGGATGGTTTCAATCTTGCCCACATTGTGAATCCCGGGACTTTTGAGGATACAATTAAGTCCTTACTGCCTGAACTGCGTCGGAGAGGGCTTTTCCGAGAGAAAAATTGA
- a CDS encoding Sodium/solute symporter, giving the protein MANTIDTSKLALIPQGAAYGLLIGLSVVFCGVILVSVKVQKAYLAEDSGKSEMFMVANRTVGRGLCASAVFSSWMWINETVLCAAMTYRYGLAVPLWWGSGLCFQIALMAALGVMAKIRVPYAHTSLEVVRMRYGKIGHLVFIVLNLVNNVFGCASMIMTGSQLIHGVSGMHYVAATILVPLGVVLYTAVGGLKATFLTDFLHTAIALILIIYFTIAVLTNSAVGGLGGLYDKVVATAAENYIPNNYKGSLLTFKSKDAVIWGLILKFGNLALVVMDTAFWQKSFATEVKATVPGYNIAALAVFGIPWGLGTVIGLTTRAIHETPIFPTYPGLLTATEVSSGMVMPYTIKALIGDKGIIGFFFLLFMALTSTVSSSMIAVSSILSYDVYKTYLNPKATDKQIVGVSHLTVVIHGVFITGISIALNYGGANMTWIGYLRPIISCPGIIPMILTLFWSRQTRIAAILSPVLGFFSGLAVWLATTKYMYNHINITTTSNPYPALYAAIASFFTPALYSVVLSLYKPYKFDWRVFLRIELADQAEIQSPSDTSILNESNEEDRASDPKYVAGSVKPVADSQPKSLTKDPEQIAEISEKNPTKNASSESSTKISLDDIQHPFDDETMKELHRWLKIAWYMFGAIVLITFVAWPLPLYRDYIFTKSFFAGWVVVAIIWQFAAFGAVVIFPLFDGRKDIATGARGIWTSSKEYLGRCKKD; this is encoded by the exons ATGGCTAACACGATAGATACATCCAAGTTGGCTTTGATCCCCCAGGGGGCGGCCTATGGCCTTCTCATTGGTCTCAGCGTGGTATTCTGTGGAGTCATTTTGGTTTCTGTGAAGGTCCAGAAAGCATATCTTGCTGAAGACTCCGGAAAATCGGAAATGTTCATGGTCGCCAATCGTACGGTAGGGAGAGGATTGTGTGCATCCGCAGTCTTCAGCTCCTGGATGTGGATCAATGAGACAGTATTGTGCGCTGCTATGACGTATAGATATGGCCTTGCAGTACCTCTA TGGTGGGGATCTGGTCTATGTTTCCAAATTGCACTGATGGCCGCTCTTGGTGTTATGGCCAAGATTCGAGTTCCCTATGCTCACACATCACTTGAAGTTGTTCGGATGCGCTATGGCAAGATTGGACATCTCGTGTTTATCGTGCTCAACCTCGTCAACAACGTCTTCGGCTGCGCCTCGATGATCATGACGGGCTCTCAGCTCATTCATGGTGTCTCTGGTATGCACTATGTAGCAGCGACAATTCTCGTTCCCCTTGGAG TTGTCCTCTATACAGCAGTGGGTGGCCTCAAGGCCACATTCCTGACGGACTTCTTGCACACAGCGATTGCCCTTATTCTCATCATCTATTTTACGATCGCTGTTTTGACAAACTCGGCCGTCGGCGGACTGGGTGGTTTGTATGATAAAGTCGTTGCGACGGCCGCCGAAAATTACATTCCCAACAACTATAAAGGCTCACTCCTTACATTCAAGTCCAAGGACGCAGTGATTTGGGGGTTGATACTCAAGTTTGGAAACCTGGCACTTGTTGTCATG GATACTGCTTTTTGGCAAAAGTCCTTTGCGACAGAGGTCAAGGCAACAGTGCCGGGATACAACATCGCTGCACTGGCGGTTTTTGGTATTCCCTGGGGTCTGGGCACAGTCATCGGTTTGACAACTAGAGCCATTCACGAAACACCCATCTTTCCGACCTACCCTGGCCTGCTTACTGCCACTGAGGTCAGCTCGGGTATGGTAATGCCATACACCATCAAAGCCCTGATCGGAGACAAAGGAATCATTGgattcttcttccttttgtTCATGGCTCTGACAAGTACCGTTTCATCCTCAATGATTGCTGTCAGTAGTATCTTGTCTTATGACGTTTATAAGACGTACCTCAACCCGAAAGCTACCGACAAACAAATCGTGGGAGTGAGCCACTTGACTGTGGTTATCCATGGTGTCTTCATCACCGGCATTTCTATTGCTCTCAACTACGGAGGGGCAAATATGACCTGGATAGGGTACCTGAGACCCATTATCTCATGCCCAGGAATCATACCTATGATTCTCACTTTGTTCTGGTCTCGACAGACCCGTATAGCTGCAATTCTCTCTCCCGTGCTAGGATTCTTTTCAGGTCTCGCTGTCTGGTTGGCAACAACCAAATACATGTATAACCACATCAATATCACGACCACCTCAAATCCCTATCCGGCACTATATGCAGCCATCGCTTCCTTTTTTACACCGGCTCTTTATTCTGTCGTCTTGTCACTCTACAAGCCTTACAAATTCGACTGGAGGGTGTTCCTTCGAATTGAGCTCGCAGATCAAGCGGAGATCCAGTCGCCCTCAGACACAAGCATTTTGAATGAGAGCAACGAGGAAGACCGTGCAAGTGACCCGAAGTATGTCGCTGGATCTGTCAAACCGGTTGCCGATAGCCAACCAAAAAGTCTCACCAAAGACCCGGAACAGATTGCCGAGATCAGCGAAAAGAATCCTACAAAAAACGCTTCGTCGGAATCTTCCACGAAAATCAGCCTCGACGATATTCAGCACCCCTTTGATGACGAAACAATGAAAGAGCTGCACCGATGGCTTAAGATTGCTTGGTACATGTTCGGGGCTATTGTGTTGATCACGTTCGTTGCTTGGCCTCTTCCCCTGTATCGCGATTACATCTTCACGAAATCATTCTTTGCAGGGTGGGTAGTAGTCGCCATTATTTGGCAGTTTGCTGCCTTTGGAGCGGTGGTGATTTTCCCACTTTTTGACGGACGGAAGGATATTGCGACTGGTGCCAGAGGTATCTGGACGTCTTCTAAAGAGTATCTCGGCAGGTGCAAGAAAGATTAG
- a CDS encoding DNA repair family protein: MVKRTLDAFFKPSTTTPKRPKAEPIKSTTAITTPELNKNPVEDTSPPSQHPSYPFPIAQLSSHIEVGLKHATPATEPREINNQPHLDLLHFQPYIPRPTANELFKFLRCELPFYRVQYTARRGDIETQINTPRWTTVFGVDETSTFIREQDDNPNTLILLETKTKTVVPKTKYQCTPRPIPACLDLLRRQVEAVNANANPNADIKDPGYNFCLVNYYASGDDSIAFHSDDERFLGPDPNIASLSLGGERDFLMKHKPAVPGRVVNQTAGGCVPDTALAISGDSCYGATAANQNESWVRRFGCYAWGDAVELVA, translated from the exons ATGGTAAAACGCACGCTCGACGCATTCTTCAAACCATCAACCACAACTCCCAAACGTCCCAAAGCCGAACCCATCAAATCAACCACCGCAATCACAACACCAGAGCTAAATAAAAACCCAGTCGAAGACACAAGTCCCCCAAGCCAACACCCAAGCTATCCATTCCCAATCGCCCAACTCTCTTCCCACATCGAAGTAGGTCTAAAACACGCAACACCAGCAACTGAACCGCGCGAAATAAACAACCAACCACACCTCGACCTCCTCCACTTCCAACCATATATCCCCCGCCCAACAGCAAACGAGCTATTTAAATTCCTCCGGTGCGAACTCCCCTTCTACCGCGTCCAGTACACAGCACGACGGGGCGACATCGAAACCCAAATTAACACACCACGATGGACGACCGTCTTCGGAGTCGATGAGACCTCGACATTCATCCGAGAGCAAGACGACAACCCCAACACCCTCATTCTCCTAGAGACAAAGACCAAAACCGTAGTCCCGAAAACAAAATACCAGTGCACGCCGCGCCCGATACCAGCGTGTCTCGATCTCCTACGGAGACAGGTCGAAGCGGTAAACGCCAATGCAAACCCAAATGCAGACATCAAAGACCCCGGCTACAACTTCTGCCTGGTAAATTACTACGCCAGCGGCGACGACAGTATCGCATTCCATTCCGACGACGAGCGCTTCCTCGGTCCCGATCCGAACATCGCATCGCTGTCGCTGGGCGGCGAGCGAGATTTTTTAATGAAGCATAAGCCTGCCGTGCCGGGGAGAGTTGTAAATCAGACGGCGGGTGGATGCGTGCCTGATACTGCACTTGCAATCTCGGGG GACTCCTGCTACGGTGCCACTGCAGCAAATCAAAATGAGTCTTGGGTCAGGCGATTTGGTTGTTATGCGTGGGGCGACGCAGTCGAATTGGTTGCATAG
- a CDS encoding Integral membrane protein → MVSSYQKPQDPGPVTIPYLYANSSLRKEFPSLVTETGHVMVSPASLELDADAVLAIVVTGTEPSLLSLALPHASWLYLCTRLCCKSTQNTTTVYVLLS, encoded by the exons ATGGTTTCCAGTTACCAAAAGCCCCAGGACCCTGGGCCAGTCACTATTCCGTACCTGTACGCTAACTCCAGCCTGCGAAAAGAATTTCCTTCTTTGGTCACCGAAACGGGCCATGTTATGGTCTCGCCCGCGTCGCTTGAACTTGATGCAGATGCTGTTCTTGCCATCGTTGTTACTGG CACGGAACCTTCTCTTTTATCTCTGGCACTCCCTCATGCTAGCTGGCTCTATCTGTGCACTCGTCTATGCTGCAAAAGTACCCAAAATACCACCACAGTATATGTTTTGCTTTCCTGA
- a CDS encoding HPP family protein, with protein sequence MISEKEFLARLPRSVSHWLGYRENAPKPPAKHLVHFWSFIAAFCGLCVIQGIFNYSSYFIERGVPGIIASFGASAVLVYGAVESPLAQPRALICGHFLSALIGICITKLFSLMPNEEKFNSLRWLAASLSSAVAIVVMQVTETTHPPAGATALLPAVDEVVWALSWYYLPVVLLSSAMILIVALILNNIQRRYPVFWISPPAAKPVLPQTSNSK encoded by the exons ATGATCTCCGAGAAAGAGTTCTTGGCTCGCCTCCCTCGGTCTGTCAGCCACTGGCTTGGCTATCGTGAAAATGCACCAAAGCCTCCCGCAAAACATCTCGTTCACTTCTGGTCATTCATAGCCGCATTCTGTGGCCTATGTGTGATACAGGGCATATTCAATTACTCCTCTTACTTCATTGAACGTGGCGTGCCAGGTATTATTGCCTCATTT GGAGCATCGGCTGTCCTCGTATATGGTGCTGTAGAAAGCCCTCTAGCACAGCCACGCGCACTGATCTGTGGTCATTTTCTGAGCGCTCTGATCGGCATCTGCATTACGAAACTCTTCAGCCTAATGCCCAACGAAGAAAAGTTCAACTCGCTACGTTGGCTCGCCGCTTCACTTTCGTCCGCTGTCGCCATTGTTGTTATGCAGGTCACTGAGACAACGCATCCGCCCGCTGGTGCTACGGCTCTTCTTCCGGCAGTGGACGAAGTTGTGTGGGCACTATCTTGGTACTATCTTCCAGTTGTCCTACTTTCATCAGCTATGATTCTTATTGTGGCCCTGATCTTGAACAACATCCAACGCCGATATCCCGTTTTCTGGATCAGTCCGCCCGCTGCCAAGCCTGTTCTTCCACAGACTAGCAACTCGAAATAG
- a CDS encoding Polyketide synthase, enoylreductase translates to MKEAIVDKIVSVIIRDVDIPTPEPGQVLIRVVVSGTNPKEGLEMPQNGDRTLSLTKEMISQVAAFHEMGSPHGSCGEYAIAWEYTIFHLTEKTSFEEAATIPLAAMTAALGLCQALRLPLPWSPGDKPTPLVVYGGASAVGAFAIKFAQLSNIHPIIAVAGNGAPFVETLINREKGDTIIDYREGDDAVYSGIKAASKETPIHHAYDAVSEKGSYVTLGAALDAPGKITVVLPVETGKVKEHISIHWTMVGSVHMPPAEGQTLGDKRVCGCFLPIHWSRSRTEMVLGPPM, encoded by the exons ATGAAAGAAGCCATTGTCGACAAGATAGTTTCAGTCATCATCCGTGACGTTGACATCCCCACCCCCGAACCCGGCCAGGTCCTCATCCGGGTAGTGGTGTCGGGTACCAACCCGAAGGAAGGACTGGAAATGCCCCAAAATGGCGACCGGACATTGTCATTAACCAAGGAGATGATATCGCAGG TGGCTGCGTTCCACGAGATGGGCAGCCCTCATGGGAGTTGTGGCGAATACGCCATTGCATGGGAATACACGATATTTCATCTAACTGAGAAGACCAGCTTTGAAG AGGCTGCTACAATTCCCCTCGCTGCGATGACTGCTGCATTGGGTCTATGTCAAGCGCTGAGATTGCCACTGCCTTGGTCTCCGGGCGATAAACCCACTCCGTTGGTTGTATACGGCGGTGCTTCGGCGGTTGGCGCATTCGCGATCAAGTTCGCTCAGCTGTCGAATATCCACCCTATCATCGCTGTCGCAGGAAACGGCGCACCTTTTGTTGAGACGTTGATCAATAGAGAAAAGGGAGACACGATCATTGATTATCGTGAAGGCGATGACGCTGTCTACTCAGGGATCAAGGCTGCCAGCAAAGAGACACCCATTCACCATGCCTACGATGCCGTGTCCGAGAAGGGAAGCTATGTGACTCTCGGAGCGGCTCTCGATGCACCCGGGAAGATCACCGTCGTTCTACCTGTGGAAACTGGCAAGGTGAAGGAGCACATTAGCATTCATTGGACTATGGTTGGATCGGTTCATATGCCCCCTGCTGAGGGCCAGACTCTTGGTGATAAAAGAGTTTGCGGCTGCTTTCTACCAATTCATTGGTCGAGGTCTCGCACAGAAATGGTTCTCGGGCCACCCATGTGA